In a genomic window of uncultured Flavobacterium sp.:
- a CDS encoding trehalase family glycosidase yields the protein MGKKKIFFILASFFILQNGWSQKSFPNLESAKNSINYKGNPTNATDRKPLAFSDKGAWFAFGFLEQSEVQAGFSGPFLMTEQNGVWLSPSFVSLQLKDENKQEAINWKSALVAQNSYNSHLEQEFKNEKLTIKQQLVFLSGHSALQKTSITNTSGKAITLFPSYESNIFLDDLQLSKEGNTLKIVSTKSTATGYIQFLKSNPEIEISKQGYKAQTEKLVLKPNETKEIVVAQTFIFAQYSWKNENEAIAKTAFNTLLNNTQKEKEKQLAQLIARKKSIYKDAVYSDLVAKLVLTLQNNTRIAAEGLKHGGLFPSYNYEWFHGFWAWDSWKHAVAVANYDSELAKNQMRALFDYQEPNGFIPDCIYRNNLLEENNYRNTKAPLAAWAIWKIYEKTKDVNFIKEFYPKLKLYHNWWYKERDHDQDGLCEFGSTDGTVIAAKWESGMDNAVRFDDSKILKNGEKAYSLDQESVDLNAFLYAEKNYLNKMAEVLKLTEEAKKWKDESITLKGKIQTQFWDAETGWFYDTTIDGKTLIKAMGCEGYLPIWAEVATPEQAKAAKTNMMDTNSLNTFVPLPTLAANHPKFKPEGGYWRGPVWLDQSYFGINGLEKYGCTNEANELAHKLIYNAEGVLDKGTSIRENYQPVTGKGLEAFSFSWSASHYLMLLLEDK from the coding sequence ATGGGCAAAAAGAAAATATTTTTTATTCTTGCATCCTTTTTTATATTACAAAATGGTTGGTCCCAAAAGAGTTTTCCAAACTTAGAATCAGCCAAAAACAGTATAAATTACAAAGGAAACCCAACAAATGCTACAGACAGAAAACCATTAGCATTTTCAGATAAAGGCGCATGGTTTGCCTTCGGATTCTTAGAACAATCAGAAGTTCAGGCAGGATTTTCAGGACCATTTTTAATGACAGAACAAAATGGAGTTTGGTTAAGTCCATCTTTTGTTTCGCTGCAGCTAAAGGATGAAAACAAACAAGAAGCCATCAACTGGAAAAGTGCATTAGTTGCTCAAAACAGCTACAACAGCCATTTAGAACAAGAATTTAAAAATGAAAAACTAACGATAAAACAACAATTAGTATTTTTATCAGGACATTCCGCATTACAAAAAACAAGCATTACCAATACATCAGGAAAGGCAATAACACTTTTTCCTTCGTATGAATCGAATATATTTCTGGATGATTTACAATTATCGAAAGAGGGAAACACATTAAAAATCGTTTCCACGAAAAGTACAGCGACAGGTTATATTCAGTTTTTGAAAAGCAATCCCGAAATTGAAATTTCAAAACAAGGATACAAAGCACAAACAGAAAAATTGGTCTTAAAACCAAATGAAACCAAAGAAATTGTAGTTGCTCAAACGTTTATTTTTGCTCAATATTCATGGAAAAACGAAAACGAAGCAATAGCAAAAACAGCATTTAATACGCTTTTAAACAACACGCAAAAGGAAAAAGAAAAGCAATTGGCACAATTAATTGCCAGAAAGAAAAGCATTTACAAAGACGCAGTTTATTCTGATTTAGTAGCAAAATTAGTATTGACATTACAAAATAATACAAGAATTGCCGCAGAAGGATTAAAACACGGCGGACTTTTCCCGAGTTATAATTACGAATGGTTTCATGGTTTTTGGGCTTGGGACAGTTGGAAACACGCCGTTGCAGTAGCTAATTATGATTCGGAATTAGCGAAAAATCAAATGCGAGCTTTGTTTGATTATCAGGAACCAAACGGATTTATTCCGGATTGTATTTATAGAAATAATCTTCTGGAAGAAAACAATTACCGAAACACAAAAGCGCCGCTTGCAGCTTGGGCAATCTGGAAAATTTATGAGAAAACAAAAGACGTTAATTTCATAAAAGAGTTTTATCCAAAGCTAAAATTATATCACAATTGGTGGTACAAAGAACGTGATCACGACCAAGATGGTTTATGCGAATTTGGCTCAACTGACGGAACTGTAATCGCAGCAAAATGGGAAAGCGGAATGGACAACGCCGTTCGTTTTGATGATAGCAAAATCCTGAAAAATGGAGAAAAAGCATATTCATTAGATCAGGAAAGTGTTGATTTAAACGCCTTTTTATATGCAGAAAAAAACTATCTGAATAAAATGGCAGAAGTTCTAAAACTAACCGAAGAAGCTAAAAAATGGAAAGACGAAAGTATAACCTTAAAAGGTAAAATTCAAACTCAATTTTGGGATGCCGAAACAGGTTGGTTTTACGACACAACAATCGACGGAAAAACATTGATAAAAGCAATGGGCTGTGAAGGATATTTGCCAATTTGGGCAGAAGTTGCAACACCAGAACAAGCCAAAGCAGCCAAAACAAATATGATGGATACAAATTCCTTAAACACATTTGTTCCGTTACCAACATTGGCAGCAAATCACCCTAAATTTAAACCGGAAGGCGGATATTGGAGAGGACCGGTTTGGTTAGATCAAAGCTATTTTGGAATAAACGGTTTAGAGAAATACGGATGCACAAACGAAGCAAACGAATTAGCGCACAAACTGATTTATAATGCCGAAGGAGTTTTAGACAAAGGCACTTCAATAAGAGAAAACTATCAGCCAGTTACAGGAAAAGGATTAGAAGCCTTTAGTTTTAGCTGGTCAGCGTCTCATTATTTGATGCTGCTTTTAGAGGATAAATAG
- a CDS encoding DUF2235 domain-containing protein, protein MPKKITILFDGTWNNGIEGNCDTNINALKLSISKVNQVQFYYVGVGENIGKVNRAVWGAFGKGVFGAVRKAWEDIANNYEDGDAIYIFGFSRGAFAARHLASMIVRYGTSAYQGRIEDGFREYLANCHKSCENVKKEVHFLGLFDCVPGNYLYLLRNNSFHLNSSKLEKGILHFRHAVSINERRYSFRPILFKKGAQQSFAQHWFPGYHSDVGGNRDNSLGLSSFSLWWMIREVYGLGLNFENIQCPNHFGGNNLGVILNVNPEEQPTSSDYFTTKLGITWERQKREKENLPSEQLGFENLNICPRCGNEMFDYFSTDYGKMRLERMGLRDDI, encoded by the coding sequence ATGCCTAAAAAAATAACCATCTTATTTGATGGAACATGGAATAATGGTATTGAAGGAAATTGTGATACGAATATTAATGCACTTAAGCTTTCAATTTCAAAAGTTAACCAAGTCCAATTTTATTATGTTGGAGTTGGAGAGAATATTGGAAAAGTAAATAGAGCTGTATGGGGAGCATTTGGGAAAGGTGTTTTTGGAGCTGTTCGTAAAGCTTGGGAGGATATTGCTAATAATTATGAAGATGGAGATGCAATATACATTTTTGGATTTAGTAGAGGTGCTTTTGCCGCAAGGCATCTTGCATCTATGATTGTTAGATATGGTACAAGTGCATATCAAGGAAGAATAGAGGATGGTTTTAGAGAATATTTGGCTAACTGCCATAAGTCATGTGAAAATGTTAAAAAGGAAGTTCATTTTTTGGGTTTATTTGATTGCGTCCCTGGCAACTATTTATATCTTTTGCGAAATAATAGTTTTCATTTAAATTCATCAAAACTTGAAAAAGGAATTCTACATTTTAGACATGCTGTTTCAATAAATGAAAGAAGATATTCATTTCGGCCAATTTTATTTAAAAAAGGGGCGCAACAAAGTTTTGCACAACATTGGTTTCCAGGTTATCATAGTGATGTAGGGGGAAACAGAGATAATTCTTTAGGACTTTCAAGTTTTAGTCTTTGGTGGATGATTAGGGAGGTGTACGGACTTGGATTGAACTTTGAAAACATACAATGTCCAAATCATTTCGGCGGAAATAATTTAGGAGTCATTCTCAATGTTAATCCAGAGGAACAACCAACTTCCTCGGATTATTTTACCACAAAACTCGGTATTACATGGGAGAGACAAAAAAGAGAAAAAGAGAATCTGCCGAGCGAACAATTAGGATTTGAGAATCTTAATATTTGTCCGAGATGCGGTAATGAAATGTTCGACTATTTTTCAACTGATTACGGAAAGATGAGATTAGAAAGAATGGGTTTAAGGGATGATATATAA
- a CDS encoding beta-galactosidase, with protein sequence MFNQNISLSKIVLTGLLIASCNSVPVFAQSKKTTVTEKKDPQRFFSKPDLMQIGVYYYPEQWPREQWERDLKNIKKLGFEFTHFAEFAWTFMEPEEGKYDFKWLDDALAIAEKQGLKVILCTPTPTPPAWMGEKYPEIYLVDASGRRREHGNRANQSVSNEKYREFVEKIVTELGKRYGKNKNIMGWQVDNEPGAPDDFSPSAQKGFQKWLKAKYGTIEKLNAEWLGSFWSIRYNNFEQIAIPNAELYSEDKLSPHAILDFKRFTADSQAEYLNLQAETLRKYVDPKQWITTNYTNVVYGADPRRTDKMDFATYTMYPVSGRNTLGGQNFRMGQPNKISEANDYYRSINGVTGVMEMQPGQVNWASINPQLLPGTVHMWISQAFGGGCSFTCTYRYRHPLGSSEMYHDGIVGTDGVTLSQGGKEFVQSIEDMKLLRKEYNPKAVIPENLSKRKTGFLWSHENLWDLENQKQTEFWNTWRHRNTYTSAVKSTGAPMDFITEEDDFSAYPFIVAPAYQLIDQKLVDKWTKYVENGGNLILSCRTGQKDKNGHFFEANWSAPIVPLIGADVEFFDMLVEDVNGTITAGTNTYKWNSWADVLNPKQGTEVLATYADQFYKGKAAAITRKLGKGTITYIGAESKDGNLEREVVRTIYERAKVAIEDLPRGVYVEWRDGFYVGVNYTNEPVNLPIPQGSKILVGQNPLQPAQAIIWK encoded by the coding sequence ATGTTCAACCAAAATATATCGCTTTCAAAAATAGTATTGACAGGATTGCTTATTGCAAGTTGCAATTCGGTGCCTGTTTTTGCTCAAAGCAAAAAAACTACAGTTACAGAAAAGAAAGATCCGCAGCGTTTTTTCTCAAAGCCGGATTTAATGCAAATTGGGGTTTATTATTATCCGGAACAATGGCCGAGAGAACAATGGGAACGAGATCTAAAAAACATCAAAAAACTAGGATTTGAGTTTACGCATTTTGCCGAATTTGCATGGACTTTTATGGAACCTGAAGAAGGTAAATATGATTTTAAATGGCTGGATGATGCTTTGGCTATAGCCGAAAAACAAGGATTAAAAGTAATTCTTTGTACGCCAACGCCAACTCCGCCAGCTTGGATGGGAGAGAAGTATCCAGAGATTTATTTGGTAGATGCAAGTGGTCGCCGCAGAGAACATGGTAACAGAGCAAATCAGTCTGTTTCGAATGAAAAATACAGAGAGTTTGTAGAAAAAATAGTTACAGAACTCGGAAAAAGATACGGTAAAAACAAAAACATTATGGGCTGGCAAGTGGATAACGAGCCGGGCGCGCCAGATGATTTTAGTCCGTCTGCACAAAAAGGGTTTCAGAAATGGCTTAAAGCTAAATACGGAACAATCGAAAAGCTAAATGCCGAATGGTTGGGAAGTTTCTGGAGTATTCGATATAATAATTTCGAGCAAATCGCGATTCCAAATGCAGAGCTTTATTCGGAAGATAAATTGAGTCCGCATGCGATTTTAGATTTCAAAAGATTCACAGCAGATTCTCAGGCAGAATATCTGAATTTGCAAGCAGAAACACTTCGTAAATATGTTGATCCAAAACAATGGATTACTACAAATTATACGAATGTAGTTTACGGCGCAGATCCAAGAAGAACAGACAAAATGGATTTTGCAACGTACACAATGTATCCCGTAAGCGGAAGAAATACATTGGGAGGACAGAATTTTAGAATGGGACAACCTAATAAAATTTCGGAAGCCAATGATTATTACAGATCTATAAACGGCGTTACGGGCGTTATGGAAATGCAGCCGGGACAAGTAAACTGGGCAAGTATAAACCCGCAATTACTTCCGGGAACGGTTCATATGTGGATCTCGCAAGCTTTTGGCGGCGGTTGTTCTTTTACATGTACGTATAGATACAGACATCCGTTGGGAAGCAGCGAAATGTACCACGACGGAATCGTAGGAACTGATGGCGTAACTTTGTCACAAGGCGGAAAAGAGTTCGTACAATCAATCGAAGACATGAAATTACTTCGTAAGGAATACAATCCAAAAGCGGTGATTCCGGAGAATCTTTCGAAAAGAAAAACTGGATTTTTATGGAGTCATGAAAATCTTTGGGATTTGGAAAACCAGAAACAAACGGAATTTTGGAATACATGGAGACATAGAAATACGTACACATCGGCTGTAAAATCGACTGGTGCGCCAATGGATTTTATTACAGAAGAAGATGATTTTTCTGCTTATCCGTTTATTGTGGCTCCGGCTTATCAATTGATCGATCAGAAATTAGTCGACAAATGGACGAAATATGTTGAGAATGGAGGAAACTTAATTCTTTCTTGTCGCACAGGTCAAAAAGATAAAAACGGACATTTCTTTGAAGCCAATTGGAGCGCACCAATCGTGCCTTTAATTGGAGCTGATGTAGAATTTTTTGACATGCTTGTCGAAGATGTAAACGGAACTATAACCGCTGGAACGAATACATACAAATGGAATTCGTGGGCAGATGTTTTAAATCCAAAACAAGGAACAGAAGTTTTAGCAACTTATGCAGATCAGTTTTATAAAGGAAAAGCAGCGGCAATTACCAGAAAATTAGGCAAAGGAACAATTACGTATATTGGCGCTGAAAGCAAAGACGGAAACTTAGAAAGAGAAGTTGTAAGAACAATTTACGAACGTGCAAAAGTTGCCATTGAAGACTTACCAAGAGGCGTATATGTAGAATGGAGAGACGGTTTTTATGTAGGCGTAAATTATACAAACGAACCTGTAAACTTGCCAATTCCGCAAGGAAGCAAAATATTGGTAGGACAAAATCCATTACAACCGGCTCAGGCAATTATTTGGAAATAA
- a CDS encoding aminotransferase class III-fold pyridoxal phosphate-dependent enzyme yields the protein MTFSEATIQDLVKEHYGLIVTVKALNGYDELNFLLSNEKNEKYILKVSNESHPFPFLEAQINIIQHLKKSNISDCFQHFSINKQGEELTKIVRDSKTYYIRILNFLEGTFWVDVEDKTSELHHNLGTFLGKMDNALQDFSHPAMHRNYTWDISRASESGDNLKHILNHERRRIAGYFLLQFDTEVLPQIHRLRHAYVHNDANDYNVLVQENRISGLIDFGDMVYTALINNLAIACTYAMLDEENPLEVAASIVAGYHKAYALTEQELDLLYYLIAGRLCISVTQSAYNASLDSNNEHHFITEKPAWDLLYKLIEINPIKAQDAFRKACGFAGLINEDDYSDLLEIRKKKIGRNLSIGYKDKLKIVKGALQYLYDDKGRTFVDCVNNPSHVGHCHPVVVRKMQKQIATLNTNTRYLNDAITEYAEKLTATLPEKLSVCYFVNSGSEANDLAIRMSRHYTKQKDIIVLDHAYHGTSTVAMEMSPYKFDSKGGSGQMPWIHKAINPDLYRGPYKYGDEKAGEKYAEDVQRIIEDLKKEDKAPAVFICETLLGVGGQIPLPENYLKTAYDYVRAVGGVCIADEVQVGFGRIGDHFWGFELQNVVPDIVVLGKPIGNGHPLAAVIVTEKIADSFNNGLEYFNTFGGNPVSMTTGLAVLDVIQEEEMQQHALEVGNHLMDGLKGLMSKYSIISDVRGHGLFIGAEMVKDRTTKEPAVPEIDIVVEKLKANGYLLSTDGPLHNVLKIKPPMTFSKQNADEMVKFLDIALSEL from the coding sequence ATGACTTTTTCAGAAGCAACTATTCAGGATTTAGTAAAAGAACATTACGGATTAATCGTGACCGTAAAAGCATTAAATGGATATGATGAATTGAATTTTCTTTTATCGAATGAGAAAAATGAAAAATACATTCTAAAAGTGTCCAATGAGAGTCATCCATTTCCTTTTTTAGAAGCGCAGATAAATATAATTCAGCACCTTAAAAAAAGCAATATATCTGATTGTTTTCAGCATTTTAGCATCAATAAACAAGGCGAAGAATTAACTAAAATAGTAAGAGATTCTAAAACGTATTATATTAGAATTTTAAACTTTCTCGAAGGTACTTTTTGGGTTGATGTAGAAGACAAAACAAGCGAATTACACCACAATCTAGGAACATTTTTAGGCAAGATGGACAATGCGTTACAGGATTTTTCTCATCCCGCAATGCATCGCAATTATACTTGGGATATTAGTCGTGCGAGCGAATCGGGAGATAATCTGAAACACATTTTAAATCACGAAAGAAGACGTATTGCAGGTTATTTTCTGTTACAGTTTGATACTGAAGTTTTACCGCAAATTCACCGTTTAAGACACGCATATGTGCATAACGATGCCAACGATTACAATGTATTAGTACAAGAAAATCGCATCAGCGGTTTGATCGATTTTGGCGATATGGTTTATACCGCACTCATCAATAATTTGGCAATTGCCTGTACGTATGCAATGCTCGACGAAGAAAATCCGTTGGAAGTTGCCGCATCAATTGTTGCTGGATATCACAAAGCGTACGCATTGACAGAGCAGGAATTAGATTTGTTGTACTATTTAATTGCCGGAAGACTTTGCATAAGCGTGACGCAATCTGCTTATAATGCTTCATTAGACAGTAATAACGAGCATCATTTTATTACAGAAAAACCAGCTTGGGATTTGTTGTATAAACTAATCGAAATTAACCCAATCAAAGCTCAGGATGCTTTTAGAAAAGCGTGCGGTTTTGCCGGATTAATCAATGAAGATGATTATAGTGATTTATTAGAAATTCGTAAAAAGAAAATTGGTCGAAATCTGAGCATTGGCTACAAAGACAAACTAAAAATTGTAAAAGGAGCTTTGCAATATTTATACGATGATAAAGGAAGAACCTTTGTAGATTGCGTCAATAATCCTTCGCATGTTGGACATTGTCATCCGGTTGTAGTTCGAAAAATGCAAAAGCAAATCGCAACTTTAAATACCAATACAAGATATTTGAATGACGCCATAACAGAATATGCCGAAAAATTAACAGCAACATTACCGGAAAAACTTAGCGTTTGCTACTTCGTAAATTCAGGAAGTGAAGCCAATGATTTAGCAATCAGAATGAGCCGTCATTATACCAAACAAAAAGATATTATTGTGCTCGATCATGCGTATCACGGGACATCGACTGTAGCAATGGAAATGAGTCCGTATAAATTTGACAGCAAAGGCGGTTCCGGTCAAATGCCTTGGATTCACAAAGCGATAAATCCGGATTTGTATCGTGGTCCGTATAAATATGGCGACGAAAAAGCAGGTGAAAAATATGCCGAAGATGTACAAAGAATCATCGAAGATTTAAAGAAAGAAGACAAAGCGCCAGCCGTATTTATCTGTGAAACTTTATTGGGAGTTGGAGGGCAAATTCCGTTACCGGAAAATTATCTAAAAACCGCTTACGATTATGTCAGAGCAGTCGGAGGCGTTTGTATTGCCGATGAAGTTCAGGTTGGTTTCGGGAGAATTGGAGATCATTTCTGGGGATTTGAATTGCAAAATGTAGTTCCTGATATTGTCGTTTTAGGAAAACCAATTGGTAACGGACATCCGCTTGCAGCAGTAATTGTTACAGAAAAAATTGCAGATTCTTTCAATAATGGACTTGAATATTTTAACACTTTTGGCGGAAATCCCGTTTCTATGACAACAGGTTTAGCGGTTTTGGATGTTATTCAGGAGGAAGAAATGCAACAACACGCTTTAGAAGTTGGAAATCATTTAATGGATGGACTTAAAGGTTTAATGTCGAAATATTCAATAATAAGTGATGTTCGCGGACATGGATTGTTTATTGGTGCCGAAATGGTAAAAGACAGAACAACAAAGGAACCCGCAGTTCCGGAAATAGATATCGTAGTCGAAAAATTGAAAGCAAATGGCTATTTATTAAGCACAGACGGACCATTACATAATGTATTAAAAATAAAACCACCAATGACTTTCAGTAAACAAAATGCTGACGAAATGGTGAAATTTTTAGATATCGCTTTAAGCGAATTGTAG
- a CDS encoding FAD-linked oxidase C-terminal domain-containing protein, with protein MNNNNILSKSSINLEGLEKQLEGKLFYDHTMRLLYATDASAYKEMPLAVAIPKTKEDIQKIIAFARENNSSVIPRAAGTSLAGQVVGNGIIVDISQEFTKIISVDQENKSAWVEPGVIRDELNLHLKQYKLFFGPETSTSNRCMIGGMVGNNACGARSVIYGSTREHLLEIKGFLADGNEVTFGSLTNAEFEDKCNGINVVSPLEQAIYVQAKEILSSESNRILFDDNFPKKTIPRRNTGYALDLLADSMPFGTFDEKFNFCKLIAGSEGTLFFSTAIKLNLVDALKPYAALVCVHFESINESLKANIEALKFNPDSVELIDHYILECTKENIEQSKNRFFVKGDPQAILAVEFLRDSQEEIDAVAKEMEALMRSKNLGYHFPIVYGDDTNKVWALRKAGLGLLSNIPGDAKAVAVIEDTAVDVNDLPDFIEDFNAILKERNLNCVHYAHAATGELHLRPIIDLKTKEGTAIFRTIATDIAHLVKKYKGSLSGEHGDGRLRGEFIPLMLGEEIYQLFIQIKQVWDPWGVFNPGKIVNTPPMDSSLRYTAGQETPMPETYFDFSEHNGILRAAEMCNGSGDCRKTEKSGGTMCPSYMATRDEKHTTRARANMLRETITTSKKANRFDDENLLDVLDLCLSCKGCKSECPSNVDMAKLKAETLQQYHDKNGVKFRSRLIGNTPKINHLFAAIPWMYNLSTKGVLGNVIKKATGFATERKLPLMHKITFEKWMKNYLQKGDFVNGKVYLYNDEFLNYYDVEIGQTSVKLLNSLGYEVEIPKIGISGRTYLSKGMLKQAREIAEQNTRDFEISIPENGVLIGIEPSAILSFRDEYPDLCRGDLKAKAKTFATKTFLIEEFLAKELDAGRISSNSFTDKTERVRMHGHCFQKALSSLVPLKKILMLPKNYTVLNIPSGCCGMAGSFGYEKEHYDISMKIGELVLFPTIRSEEAATLISASGTSCRHQIADGTGRKAQHPVEILYEALK; from the coding sequence ATGAATAACAATAATATCCTTTCCAAGAGTTCTATTAATCTTGAAGGTTTAGAAAAGCAATTAGAGGGTAAATTATTTTACGATCACACGATGCGTTTGCTCTATGCAACAGATGCCAGCGCTTATAAAGAAATGCCTTTGGCGGTTGCGATTCCGAAAACGAAGGAAGATATTCAGAAGATTATTGCCTTTGCAAGAGAAAATAATAGCAGTGTGATTCCTCGTGCCGCTGGAACTTCGCTTGCGGGACAAGTGGTTGGGAACGGAATTATTGTTGATATTTCGCAAGAGTTCACAAAAATTATTTCAGTTGATCAGGAAAATAAATCGGCTTGGGTAGAACCGGGCGTAATTCGTGACGAACTAAATCTTCATTTAAAGCAATATAAACTCTTTTTTGGTCCGGAAACTTCTACCAGTAATCGTTGTATGATTGGCGGAATGGTTGGAAATAATGCTTGTGGCGCAAGATCTGTTATTTATGGATCTACGCGTGAACATTTATTGGAAATCAAAGGTTTTTTGGCAGATGGAAATGAAGTTACTTTTGGTTCTTTAACAAATGCTGAATTTGAAGATAAATGTAATGGAATCAATGTTGTGAGTCCTTTAGAGCAAGCGATTTATGTTCAGGCAAAAGAAATATTATCTTCTGAAAGTAACAGAATTTTATTCGATGATAATTTTCCTAAGAAAACAATTCCGAGGAGAAATACAGGTTATGCTTTGGATTTATTGGCGGATTCGATGCCTTTTGGAACTTTCGACGAGAAATTCAATTTCTGTAAATTAATTGCAGGATCTGAGGGAACTTTGTTTTTTTCTACCGCTATAAAATTGAATTTAGTTGATGCGCTAAAACCTTACGCAGCTTTGGTTTGTGTACATTTTGAAAGCATAAATGAATCGCTAAAAGCAAATATAGAAGCGTTGAAATTTAATCCGGATAGTGTCGAATTAATTGACCATTATATTCTGGAATGTACCAAAGAAAATATAGAACAAAGCAAGAATCGTTTTTTTGTAAAAGGAGATCCTCAGGCAATTTTGGCGGTTGAATTTTTAAGAGATTCGCAAGAAGAAATTGACGCTGTTGCAAAAGAAATGGAAGCTTTGATGCGTTCTAAAAACCTGGGATATCATTTCCCGATTGTTTATGGCGACGATACGAACAAGGTTTGGGCATTGAGAAAAGCAGGATTGGGTTTATTATCGAATATCCCAGGTGACGCAAAAGCGGTTGCCGTAATCGAAGATACTGCTGTAGATGTTAATGATTTGCCGGATTTTATCGAAGATTTTAATGCTATATTAAAAGAGCGAAACTTAAACTGCGTGCATTATGCGCATGCGGCAACGGGAGAATTGCATTTGCGTCCTATTATAGATTTAAAAACTAAAGAAGGCACCGCAATTTTTAGAACTATTGCAACAGATATTGCGCATTTGGTAAAGAAATACAAAGGTTCTTTGAGCGGAGAACATGGCGACGGAAGACTTCGAGGAGAATTTATTCCGTTGATGTTGGGCGAAGAAATCTATCAATTGTTTATTCAAATAAAGCAAGTTTGGGATCCTTGGGGAGTTTTTAATCCGGGGAAAATTGTCAATACGCCACCAATGGATTCTAGTTTGAGATATACGGCGGGTCAGGAAACGCCAATGCCGGAAACGTATTTTGATTTCTCTGAACATAACGGAATCCTGCGTGCTGCCGAAATGTGCAACGGATCTGGAGATTGTAGAAAAACAGAGAAAAGCGGCGGTACAATGTGCCCAAGTTATATGGCAACGCGCGATGAAAAACATACTACGCGTGCAAGAGCAAATATGTTGCGAGAAACGATTACAACTTCGAAAAAAGCGAACAGGTTTGATGATGAAAACCTGCTTGATGTTCTCGATTTGTGTTTAAGTTGTAAAGGTTGTAAATCTGAATGTCCGTCGAATGTTGATATGGCAAAACTAAAAGCCGAAACGTTACAACAATATCATGATAAAAATGGCGTAAAATTCCGTTCAAGATTGATTGGAAATACGCCAAAAATAAACCATTTGTTTGCCGCAATTCCGTGGATGTATAATTTGTCAACAAAAGGGGTTTTGGGCAATGTGATTAAAAAAGCAACTGGTTTTGCTACAGAAAGAAAATTGCCTTTGATGCACAAAATTACTTTTGAAAAATGGATGAAAAATTACCTTCAAAAAGGAGATTTTGTAAATGGCAAAGTGTATTTATACAATGATGAATTTCTGAATTATTATGATGTTGAAATAGGGCAGACGTCTGTTAAGCTTCTGAATAGTTTAGGATATGAAGTTGAAATTCCTAAAATTGGAATCAGTGGAAGAACATATCTTTCGAAAGGAATGCTAAAACAAGCACGAGAAATTGCAGAACAAAATACTAGAGATTTCGAAATTTCAATTCCAGAAAATGGTGTTTTAATCGGGATAGAACCTTCGGCGATATTGAGTTTTCGTGATGAATATCCTGATTTGTGCCGTGGAGATTTAAAAGCAAAAGCGAAAACATTTGCAACCAAAACCTTTTTAATCGAAGAGTTTTTAGCCAAAGAATTAGACGCAGGACGAATTTCATCAAATAGTTTTACAGATAAAACAGAACGAGTTAGAATGCACGGACATTGTTTTCAGAAAGCCTTGTCGTCATTGGTTCCGTTAAAGAAAATTTTAATGTTGCCAAAGAATTATACAGTTCTGAATATTCCAAGTGGATGTTGCGGAATGGCGGGTTCTTTTGGCTATGAAAAAGAACATTATGACATTTCTATGAAAATAGGAGAGTTGGTTTTGTTTCCAACGATTCGTTCGGAAGAAGCTGCGACATTGATTTCGGCTTCAGGAACAAGTTGTAGACATCAAATCGCTGACGGTACAGGACGAAAAGCGCAACATCCGGTAGAAATACTTTATGAAGCTTTGAAGTAG